Below is a window of Leptospira saintgironsiae DNA.
TTTCGGTGGAGTGAGCCTCGAGACCGCAAAGATGAAGATCAAAAAAGACAAACAGGAACTTAGACTACATTTGGAAAGATACGCTTCCAAATTCGGAAGTTATCCTAGCGAAGAGCAAGGTTTAGACGCATTAGTTGAAAGACCAACTAACGGAGAAATCCCTGAAACCTGGATCCCAATGGTAAGCAGTAAAGATTCTATAAAAGATCCATGGAAAAACCCATACAAACTCAGATTTGATGGAGCTGGTGAGATCCAGATCATTACTTTTGGTCAGGATAAGGCAGAAGGAGGAGAAGGTTTAAACTCGGACTTCGATATCACTAAAGAAGAACAATATCCTGCTCAATTCTCTTCTGCATCCGGCGCTAAAAAATAAATCAAATGAGCCCGAGAGCGAAAGGCCGGATCCGTTCCGGCTTCACATTGATCGAATTGGGAGTCGCAGTATTCCTGATTGGTGTGATGTTCGCTCTTGTGCTTCCTTCCTTAGTTAATTTACTCACACCAGGTGCTCAAGAAGAAGCAATGTTACTGCATGACGTTGTGAACTTCTGCTTTCGTAGGGCTAAGATCAACCAAAGAACAGTATATCTTCAGTTGAATGTTGATACTGAAACTTATACAATCTTAGATATGGAAAGAGATGAGACTGGCCTGAAAGAAGTTCCAGTGTTCAAAGACAGAGAACTTCCAAGCTCTTCTGCAATCGTAGATGTGATGGATGGAAGAGGTTATAGATATAATACAGGAAAGATCCGAATTCCATTTTCTCCGATGGCAGTAGCCGAAGATTTCTACATTCATTTAGGTCCGGATCCAGAGATCACAAGAACACTTATCATCAAACGTTATGGCGGAAAATCTGAAATAGAAGATGGAGAAGTTGTAGTTTCCAAAGAACAATTGGAAGAGTACAAACGTAGCGAGCAATATGGCACGAGTAAGTTTTAAGAGAAAAAACCCTCTTAAGAAGAGACAAGGTTTTACTATTTTAGAAATGACCTTGGCGTTTGCACTCGCCGCAGGTTGGCTTCTCTATGTACTTATGGTAGTCTCAGAAGGGATACGGCTTAAAAAAGTTGCAGCACTCCAGATAGAAGCAACTCACCTTGCAAAAATTAAAATGGCACAGATAGATTCTGCCACCATTCTTCAAGCGGATACGAGTTCAGGAGAAATACCAGGTTACAAAGACTGGAAATTCACTACGATCATCAAAGAAGAAAATTTAGATCTTCTAAAAATGGCAGGAAAAGACAGCGGCAAAAAACCTGAAGATCTACTCGGTGGAACTAACTCCAGCATGAACCAGCTCATCGCAAAAAGAACAGGTAATAACCAAGGTTCTGCTACCGGTGGACTTATTGCAGTATTTCATATTTATGTAACGATAGAATATCCTACAGGTGGAAGAGATAACCAAGGAATTCCAGTAAAAGAACAATACACGATCGAGACTTATAAGGCGAGGATGAATTGATATGGAACCTTCTTCTATACATTCAAAATCTCTTAAGTTACTTCAAAAAAGAAGAAGATCTGGATTTACACTGATCGAATTGACCATTGTAGCAGCATTACTTGGAGTTTTACTCGGAATGGTATTCGGAACTTATGCTACAATCTTAAAAGTCACTCGTCCAACTTCGAGTGCAGATGGTGTTGATAGGGAAAAAGCAATTTCTGTTATCGAAAATATTAGAAGCACATTGACAATGGCATTCTATTTCCAGACAGAAAAAAATCTGGTCTTTGTAAGCAGAAAGGGACGCAAAGCAGAAGATGGACCAAGACATCCAGGTGAAAGCACCAAAGATCATTTTATAGTATTCGCGGCAGTTCATCCTAATTCAGAAGAAGTTGCACTTCCTGAAGTAAGAGAAGTAGAATATTATCTAAAACAAAAAGACGGCACGGATTATTATAAATTAATGAGAAGAGAAGATGAGATAGTAGATCGTTATCCATTCGTAGGCGGACAAGAATACGAATTGTTAGATAATGTAAAATCTCTCTCCTTTAAATTTTCTAAAACAGGAAAAGAATGGGAAGAAGAATGGGATTCTTTCCAAAGAAAAAGTATCCCACGTCTGATCCGAATAGAGATCATCGCTAATATGGGAAATAAGGAAAGACGTTTCGAAACTCTTGCCTTCCCAGGGATGCTTCTGAAATGAATTCGGGTCTTGGCCTAAAAGGCAGAAGATTTTCCAGAAGAAGAGGAGCAATTGTAATGCTCCTAGTCGGAGGCATTGGTGTAGCTGCATTAACCACTACCTTAGATTTTGCAGAAAGGTCCATGGCAGAATATAAAATTTCACAAGGAGAAATGTCTGGATTCAAAGCTTCTCTTTTAGCAAAAGCTGGATTCCAAGGAGCCTTGGCAGCACTCAGAAAAATCCCGGAAGAACAATTATACCAATCTGGAATAGGACTGAATCCACCTCCAGTTCCAATGGGAGGAGGCTGGATCTATTATAAGATCCAGGGAGAAGATGGAAAAATTAACTTAAATTCTATCTTCAATGCAGACACAAAAGAATTAAATTTAAGAAACCAAGAAATGGCCCAGAGACTTCTGGAACGTTTGGGAATGAAGAGGGATCTTTTCAACCCAGTGATCGACTGGTTGGATGATGATAGCCAGGGGAATTTTGAAATTTCATATTATGAAAAACTGACCCCTCCACGAAAGATCAAAAACGCATACATGTATTCTCTTTCCGAGCTTACTTCTGTGAAAGGTTTCGATCCTAAAATTGTATATGGCTCCCAAAAACCTCCCGACTATGAACAAAAGTATTCCAAGGATTTTATGTCCGACGAGGAAAAAAGTCTGATCGGGGAGTCGGATTTCGTTTTGGCAAATAATCTGACCGCATTTGTTCCTTTCCAAAGAAACTACGATGATAGAATCAACTTGAACGCCGCACCGTACTTCGTTTTAATGTCTCTATCCGATTTTATGAACCGCCAATCTGTTCTTCAGATCATGAAAATGAAGATCAAAAAGGGCGGCTACCTGAAGGAAATTAAGGATCTGGAAACTATCCCAGAATTCCAGGTACCTTCCGTTGGCGGACTTTCCCTCTACAAAGAATTAGCAGGAGAAGGAACCGATGTGTCCGGTGGAAGGATCAAAACAAAGGGCGAAATATTTCGGATCAGCGCGGTCGGGGAAGTAGAAAGAAACTATAATAGTAAAAAAAGTTCCGATGTTATGAAAGGACCTAAAATTGTACGTAGGATCACCGGAATTTTCGACCTGACCAATAACCTGATGCTATATTATAGAGAAGATTAATGTTCTTATACGAAAAGTTTTTAACCGTAGATTACGGTACAAATTCTGTAAAAGGTGTTCTGTTCCAAAGAGTAGCTGGGAACCTGACTCTTCTTAGAGCAGAGACCATGCCCATCTCCCGAATGGAAGAAAAGGAGTACGAAACAAATGTACTTCGTTTTATAAACACCTATTTTGCAGAAGAACATGCAATCGTTCTTTCACTCTCTCTAGACAAACTTTTCGTGAGAGAGATCTCCATTCCATTAACTACCGAAAAAGCTGTAAGAGAAGTAATTCCTTTCGAAATAGAAAGTAGAGTCCCTTTTCCAATGGAAACTGTCGAAGTGCTTGGTTCTGTTTGGAGAATCGACCAAGACAAATCGGACGTAATCACTTATACCTCTCATCATTCCGAGTTTGATACGTTAGCTTCTCCATTTTTGGAATCCAGTCTTGTGTTTCGCGGGATTTTTGTGGATTCGGTATGTTTGGGTTCTATTATATCTAAACATTTACATAAAGAGATACAATTCGCAAACGTTGCTCAGTTAGATATCGGCGGCAAAAAATCCATCTTAAACGTGACTAAAGATGGAAAGATAGCACATACACGTTTTCTTTCTGTAGGCGGGGATATTCTTACAGAAGAAATTTCTAAAGCATTAAAGATACCTAAAGATAAAGCAGAAGCATTAAAGACAAGTATCCAATTTGAACCTTTCCATACTCCAGAAGATGGTTTGAATTTATTTGCAAAAGAATACAAACTCAAAATTGCAGATATCAAAAAGGCATTTGCAATTTCCCAGGAATTTTTCACATCCTTAAGCGAAGAAGTTCGCAGAAGTTTTCTATCATTAGAGGAAACAGAAAGACCGGAAGTAGTATATCTTTCAGGAGAAGGAAGTAAAGTCAGAGACTTAGAATCCTTTATAGGAGAAAACCTTGGGATCCAAGCCAGAAGATACGATTTCTTAAGTGCAGATCCTGATAGATTCGCTACCTGCTATGGGATGGCTTATCATCTAATCCAATCTAAAAAAGCTAAAATAGACTTTTTAGAAACTCCTTATGTAAAAAGGCTTAATAAAAACTTATTCGATATAAGTATATTTAAACCTCATATTATTTTAAGTTCAGTGTCTTTTGTACTTTTGATCGGAGTATTTTTCTTAGGGATTATTTCTGATAAAAGAAAACTCGCAGCTGCCAATAAGATCCTGGCTGAAAAAGTAAAATCAAGTACTGGATCCAGTGTACCTTCCAGCAGAGATCCTCTAGAATTTGCAAAAAGTCTGAGAGATGGCGCAGAAAGAAAAACTGAACTATATAGAAAATACCTTTCTAAACCAAGCGTGTTAGACGTATTACATGAAATTTCCTTAAAGTTCCCTGATCCAGGGATGCAACCTTTCTTATTCCAAAGTATCACTTATGATAACGGTTCTGTTTCCATCCAAGGTGCAGTAAACGAGATCTCAGAAATCGGAAAAGTACAGGATTCTTTGGCCCGTTCTCCAATGTTCAAAAACGTAAAATTAGATAGTAACCGTCCAAACTTCGGACTCAAAACATTTAAAGTTTCCTTTGTGATTAAAATGGAGGTGACCTCTAAAATCGAAGAAAACGATTAAGAGGGATCGTCTATGTGGCAAAAATTACAACCTAGGGAAAAACTTCTATTAGTCATCGCTGCGGGACTCATCCTATTTCTGTTAGTATTCTTGGTAGTCCGCAAAATTTACAGATTAAGGACTGATCTTTCTGAAACAGTAAACAATACTCCTGGACTTGTTGCACAGTTAGACAAAACAATCTCAGATTATTTATTTTTCAGATCTCTGGAAAATGTGAACACTGGAGAAAATGATCAAAGCGCATTTGCAGCAAAGTTGGAGAGAATTTTTTCAGATAACGGGGTAAAGGATAGAATTTCCACAATGCGACCTATCCCTGCAAAAGCGATCGACAAGGGAAAATACCAGGTAATCGTTTTCGAAGTAAATTTAAGAGGTGTTCCTCTTGAAAACGTTATGTCAGTATTATATGATATAGATAAGGGTAATAAGGTAAATGCAAGGGTGGAATATTTCCAGACTAACAAACCTTACCAAGATAAAAATACCTACGACGTGAACATGAAAATTGCGGCTTATAGTGTCGCTCCTGGAAAATAAGATGGCTCGCGCAAAAAAGATAGAAATAGAAGAAGAGGACGAACTAATCTCCAACGAGGAAGAAGAATTCCTTACGATGGAATTGGAGGAATTGCCTCTCGAAGAAGAGGAGGAAGATACTCCCAGATTTTCTCTCAAACAAAAACTTATACTGATCGGAAGTGGACTCAGTTCTTTTCTTCTTTTTTTGATCCTATTATTCCCTTACGAAAATATTGTCCGCCAGTTAATGAATTCCTCCTCAGGGCAGCCAAGCAGCGTATTTTTTAACGAGTTATCCGTTTCGGTTCTGCTCGGAAAAGTTTCTGTAAAATCCATGGAAATCATGGGTCAAACATTCAAGATCAGATCTAAAGATGCTCAGATCAAGGCTGGACTTTTTTCCTTATTAAGAAAAAAGGTAAACGGCGATTTCGAAATTGAAGAATTAGAACTAGACTACGACGGCCAAACTATAGGAAACATAGGGGAGTTAGAAGGTCATTTGCAGTTGGACTCATTAAGCGTCCCTGCCAGCAGATTCGGCGGAGCATTCTCTCTCAAAATGCCAGAAGGAAAATTCGGGTCTTTCCCGAATCTTCCTGAAATTCCTTTTATAGGAAAAATAGAAAACTTTTTCATAAATAAGATACTCATTACTTCCAGAATTGACCAAGGAATGGTAGAGTTCGAAGAATTTATAATAGATACATCCGTCGCAAGGTTGGATCTTCACGGAAATCTCAGACTTTCGGATTCACTTCCTAATTCTCAATTAAACCTAAGAGTTTGTTTTGAGTTAGAAAGGAATTTTGCCTCTGCTGCAGAAAACCAGATCATTGTAGGTGCATTGGATCTTTTAGAAAAAGGTGGAAGTGGGAAATGTATCCCAATCACTGGAACTTTCCAAAGACCTGAATTTAAGATCCCTGGCTTAAACGCTCCGGCAGCAGGGGGTTTACCAGGAACTCCAGCTCCTTAACTAGTTTAATTTCCAATGCTTCCTGCACTGGTACTTCTATTCTTCGGATCAATATTGGCGTTTTGGGTCAGTACGATATGTGGGGGAGGAGCCAGTTTAATATTAATTCCTATACTAACTAGTTTATTAACCCCTTCCATAGTTCCATTTGCTTTAACTCTCGGAACAGCTTCCAATTCGGCATCTAGAATTATAGTATTTAGAAAGAGTATCGATTGGAAAATTTTTTATTGGTTCGTTCCTTTTTCGATACCTGCGGTTCTATTAGGTGCATGGCTCATAAAGTTTTTAAACCCGATTTATCTACAGTTATCCGTTTCACTTTTCCTTTTAGCAAATCTCCCTGAAATTTTCCAATCAAAGGCGGACCATGAAACAAAGGAGAAACCGTATTCGAACGTAATCATAGCAATACTTGGATTTTTTTCCGGCCTCGTATCCGGGATCACCGGAGCAATCGGACTGATATTCAATAGGTTTTACTTAAATTATGGACTGAAAAAAGAGGAGATAGTCGCCACAAGAGCGGCAAACGAATTATTTCTTCATTTATTCAAACTTGCTGTTTATATAGCCTTAGGATTTTATTCCGAATCTGCAATCTATATCGGTGTTTCGATCGCGTTTGCTTCTATCATATCCTCATTTTCCATAAAATATATCTTACCTTATATAAGTGATCTTGCTTTTAAAAGAATAGGATATATATCCATGGTAATAGCCGGAATATTTCTTTTTTCCAATTCAATAAACAAGATCATCGATCAGGATCATATCTCCGTTTCCACTTCATGGGTAATCCGAGAACAAGAAACAAGGATCAAATGGAGAGAAAGTAATTTTGTTCTGGAATATTCATGGGAAGAAGGATTAGAAATTGAGAGACCAATTCTTCCACAAGAATTACCCGATAACTTGAAATTAAAATATGAGTCAATGACCAAGGAGTATGATAAAGTACTGGTCGAAAAAGTTTTCCGATTCAGAGAACCAATCAGTTATGAATTCTATTGTTATAAACAAGATAATATAACGAAATTTGAATTTTCCGAATAAGATAGATCATCGTAAATTTTACAGTAAACATATCGATTGAAGATATAAAAAAACCTCGAATGAATCATCATCCGAGGTTTTTCTTTTTATCCAGACTGGAACTCTTTAGATCAAGAGCATCCAGTGGTTGCCCCGCAGGACATACATTTCAGACAGGAACCGTTTCTTACCATCTCGAAAGATCCACATTCTGTGCAGGAATCTCCAGTATAACCTTTGATCCTTGCCATTTTGATCTCTTCCATCAGAGCAATTCCTGAGGTAGGCTTCTCTGTCCTCATCATCTGAGAGTAGGAAATTGTTTCCGGCTCGGAAGCAGGAGCAGTTTCCACTACTGCAGAAGCTACTGGTTGAACAGGTGCCTTAGATTGGATGGACTCAGAAGATTTTCTGGATCCGATCTCGTCTCCTCTTAGATCTTCAGGAGCTACTTGGCCAAGGTCATATCTTCCCAGATAAGTGATCGCAAGTTCTCTGAAGATGAAATCGATTACGGAAGTACTCATTTTGATATGTTTATTTCCGGTAACGATACCATTTGGCTCGAATTTGAAGAATGTGAATGCATCCACAAACTCTTCTAATGGAACTCCATGTTGTAGACCTAAAGATACGGAAATCGCGAATGCGTTCATCAAACTTCTGAACGCTGCACCTTCTTTGTGCATATCCACGAAGATCTCTCCGAGTTGCCCATCTTCATATTCACCAGTTCTTAAATAAACTTTGTGACCGCCAACAACTGCTTTTTGAGTATATCCGGCTCTTCTGTTAGGAAGTTTACGTCTATGAGAGATATATTTATAAACGATCTTTTCTGCAAATTGAGAAGGATCTTTAGCAACCGCAGCTTCTGCGATCTCTTCTTGTTCTTCTAACTCGATTCCATTTAGAAGTTCTAATACAGAGTTCAAAGGCTGAGAAAGTTTAGATCCGTCACGGTAAAGTGCATTCGCTTTTACCATCATCTTCCAAGAGATATAGTATGCGTTTTTGATATCTTCAATAGTTGCATCTTCTGGAAGGTTGATCGTCTTAGAGATCGCACCGCTGATGAAAGGCTGAGCTGCAGCCATAGTGCGGATATGAGACTCATAAGAAAGATAACGTTTTCCGTATTTACCACATTTGTTCGCACAATCGAATACAGGGTAATCTTTCTCTTTTAAGTAAGGAGCGTTCTCGATGGTCATTGTTCCACAAACATAATCATTTGCTTTATTGATCTCATCTTTAGAGAAACCTAAATGTTCGAGCAAATTGAATGTGAAAGAATCATAAGTTTCTTTTGCGATCCCTAAGTTCTTTTGTAAGAAATTCTCACCTAAGTTAAACTTATTGAATGCAAAATTAATATCAAACGCGTAAGGAAGAGAAGCTTCTACTTTTTCCAAAATTTCGTTCGTGAAACCTTTTTCTTTCAAGCTTTGTGTATTGATTACAGGAGCTCCGTTTAAGGTAGCATGTCCTTTACAATAATTCACGATAGATTCGATCTCAGAAGGAGAGTATCCAAGTTTACGAAGAGCCAAAGGAACGGATTGGTTGATAATTTTGAAATAACCACCGCCCGCTAATTTTTTGAATTTCACCAAAGCGAAATCAGGCTCGATACCAGTAGTATCACAATCCATTACAAGACCGATAGTTCCTGTTGGTGCGATTACTGTAACTTGTGCGTTTCTGTATCCATGAGCTTCTCCTAAAGAAACTGCATTATCAGAATCTTCTTGAGCTGCTTTCAAAAGGTAAGAAGGGCAGTATGCAGGATCAATTCCTACAGGAGTGATAGTTAAACCTTCGTAATCTTCAGAAGGAACATTATATGCCGCTCTTTTGTGGTTTCTTAGAACTCTAAGCATATGCTTTTTGTTCTTCTCATAACCAGGGAATGGTCCGAGTTCTTTTGCCATTTCCGCAGAAGTAGCATAAGCGGTCATATGCATGATAGAAGTGATGGCACCAGTGATCGCCATTGCTTCCTTAGAATCATAAGGAATTCCCATGATCATCAATGCGGAACCAAGGTTTGCGTATCCGAGTCCAAGAGTTCTGAACTTATAAGAAAGTTCTGCAATCTCTCTGGAAGGGAACTGAGCCATGGTCACGGAAATCTCAAGAATGATTGTCCAAAGACGGCAAAGATAACGGAAACTTTCTACATCGAAAACAAGAGTTTCAGGATCTACAAATTTCTGTAAGTTCGCAGAAGCCAAGTTACATGCAGTATTGTCCAAGAACATATACTCTGAACATGGGTTGGAAGCATTAATGTTTCCATCTTCAGGACAAGTATGCCATTCGTTGATGGTAGTATGATACTGTGTTCCAGGGTCAGCAGAAGACCAAGCTGCAAAAGAAATTCTATCCCAAAGATCTCTTGCTCTGATGGTTTTTGCAGGTTTAGCAGCTCTTTTTTCTTTGAGAGCTTTTTCCTTTTCAGTTCTGTTATATAAATGCCAAGGAAGATCTTGTTCTACAGCATTCATGAACTCATTCGGAAGACGAACTGAGTTATTACTATTCTGTCCAGAAACAGTATTATATGCTTCTGATTGCCAATCTGTGGTTAACTCTTCGAAAATGAGTTCTTTATAACCTTGTCTAGCAAGATCGATCACTCTCTTGATATAATTATCAGGAATTAAAACTTTCTTAGCTTCTACGATAGTTTTTTTAAGAGCGGAGTTCTTTTTAGGTTCGAAACGATCCTCTCCCTCCATCTCGTAACAAGCTTTCATGATCGCATTTAGATGTCTGTTGTTCAGAATGGAGCCGGTTACTAGAGAAGCTACTTTCTTCTCTTCTTCTACTTTCCAATCTACGAAACGATCGATATCCGGATGATCTACATCCAAACATACCATTTTAGCAGCACGACGAGTGGTTCCACCAGACTTGATCGCACCAGCAGCACGGTCTCCGATCTTTAAGAAACTCATTAAACCGGAACTTTTTCCTCCGCCAGAAAGGGATTCGTTTTCCGCTCTCAGGTTAGAGAAGTTGGTTCCTGTTCCGGAACCGTATTTGAATAGGCGAGCCTCACGGACCCAAAGATCCATGATACCACCTTCATTCACTAAATCATCATCTACACTTTGAATAAAACATGCATGAGGTTGTGGATGCTCGTATGCGGAAGCAGATTTTACCAATTTTGCACTGGTAGGATCCACATAGAAATGTCCTTGGGATTTACCGTCGATCCCATACGCCCAATGTAATCCAGTATTGAACCACTGAGGGGAGTTAGGAGCGGACATTTGAGAAGCCAGCATGAAAGATACTTCTTCGTAGAAAGTTTTAGCACTTTCTTCGTCTGAAAAATAACCGTATTTATATCCCCAATAGGTCCAACAGCCCGCTAAACGATGGAAAACTTCCTGTGCGGAAGCCTCTCCACCGAAACGATCTTCTGCTTTTAAAGAAGAAAGTTTTTCAGTGTCTGGTTCAGAGCGCTGTAACCATTCTGGAATGCCTTTTTCATCTACTTTTTTTAAGTATTTTGGCACTCCTTTGCGTCTGAAATACTTCTGGGCAAGAATATCTACTGCAACCTGAGACCATTGGTTCGGAACAAGAATGTCCTTAGCTTCGAAGACGACGGATCCGTCAGGGTTAGAGATCTTAGAATTCCTCTTAACCCAGTTTAAGTCCTTTGAAAATCCCTTCTCAGGTGAAGTGAAATGTTTATTTAGCTTCATAGCATTCTCCTTATGAAACTCCGGCAAAATATAGTGCGTTTTTGGATTATGTCACGCTACTATAGCTTTCAAATTTTCCCATAGTACTTTTTCCAAAAGCTGTTCGGTTTTCGCCGGAAAATTGTATGTAGATCTGATCAGAAAATACCTATGTCTCGAAGATTTTTCATTGCCAGCCTGCCTCATTTCTAAAAACTGGATTCTGCTACCAGACACTCCCCTTTAGCTCAGTCGGTAGAGCAAGTGACTGTTAATCACTGGGTCGCAGGTTCGAGCCCTGCAGGGGGAGCCAATCTTTTCCTTTCTTCCAATCTTACCAAATTTCAGTATATTTGCGATCTTCTTAATAGACCCTGTAGACCTACATTTGTTTAGTCTTTTTGTTATAATTTCTGTTATTTTATCCAAAATTTTAATATGAAAACCTCGAAAAATAACTGGATTATGAAGGTTAGGGCGACTCTTCGCTAACGCTCAGACCGCGCTTCTACGGGTTCGCGCTTTGCGCTCATCCGGGCAAGCCCGGACTTAAAAGCCCTTCGAATCGCTGTCGCGGGCTTTTATTTCGAAATCCCTTAGGATTCCACAGGAAAAACCCAGATATTTCCCTAAAAAACACCCTTTAGGGCGCTCCATTTCGCATAACAAATGCATTGTTAATCGAAATCAACCCGCTCTGCCGAAACCTCTTTATATAACAATCGATCGAATATAAAAACTTCCCTTATATAAGGGGTTAATAAGAATTTTTCCATTCATCATACCTAGATACACTTTCATCCCAAACTCATTGCACATATGTACAAATACTTATATCTTCCTAAGTATGTCGCGAAAAATAGCATTGGCTGTCGTATCCATTCTTATCTTAAGCTTATTTGTTCTTTTGGTGATCCCTTCTTCTTCGAAGGACACTGAGGCTGCCCATTCTCATTCACCAAAAAGCGGTTTTTCCGAAAGATTCTCTTCTTTATCTAATTTTCTAGGCCTTAACTCCTCTTCTTCCAATGATGAAGAAGGACTTATACCTGCTTCTCTCTTAAGAAATGAAACTCCTGATAATCTATACTGGGTA
It encodes the following:
- a CDS encoding type II secretion system protein GspG; the encoded protein is FGGVSLETAKMKIKKDKQELRLHLERYASKFGSYPSEEQGLDALVERPTNGEIPETWIPMVSSKDSIKDPWKNPYKLRFDGAGEIQIITFGQDKAEGGEGLNSDFDITKEEQYPAQFSSASGAKK
- a CDS encoding type II secretion system protein, producing the protein MSPRAKGRIRSGFTLIELGVAVFLIGVMFALVLPSLVNLLTPGAQEEAMLLHDVVNFCFRRAKINQRTVYLQLNVDTETYTILDMERDETGLKEVPVFKDRELPSSSAIVDVMDGRGYRYNTGKIRIPFSPMAVAEDFYIHLGPDPEITRTLIIKRYGGKSEIEDGEVVVSKEQLEEYKRSEQYGTSKF
- a CDS encoding prepilin-type cleavage/methylation domain-containing protein, which codes for MARVSFKRKNPLKKRQGFTILEMTLAFALAAGWLLYVLMVVSEGIRLKKVAALQIEATHLAKIKMAQIDSATILQADTSSGEIPGYKDWKFTTIIKEENLDLLKMAGKDSGKKPEDLLGGTNSSMNQLIAKRTGNNQGSATGGLIAVFHIYVTIEYPTGGRDNQGIPVKEQYTIETYKARMN
- a CDS encoding type II secretion system protein GspJ; translated protein: MEPSSIHSKSLKLLQKRRRSGFTLIELTIVAALLGVLLGMVFGTYATILKVTRPTSSADGVDREKAISVIENIRSTLTMAFYFQTEKNLVFVSRKGRKAEDGPRHPGESTKDHFIVFAAVHPNSEEVALPEVREVEYYLKQKDGTDYYKLMRREDEIVDRYPFVGGQEYELLDNVKSLSFKFSKTGKEWEEEWDSFQRKSIPRLIRIEIIANMGNKERRFETLAFPGMLLK
- a CDS encoding general secretion pathway protein GspK; its protein translation is MNSGLGLKGRRFSRRRGAIVMLLVGGIGVAALTTTLDFAERSMAEYKISQGEMSGFKASLLAKAGFQGALAALRKIPEEQLYQSGIGLNPPPVPMGGGWIYYKIQGEDGKINLNSIFNADTKELNLRNQEMAQRLLERLGMKRDLFNPVIDWLDDDSQGNFEISYYEKLTPPRKIKNAYMYSLSELTSVKGFDPKIVYGSQKPPDYEQKYSKDFMSDEEKSLIGESDFVLANNLTAFVPFQRNYDDRINLNAAPYFVLMSLSDFMNRQSVLQIMKMKIKKGGYLKEIKDLETIPEFQVPSVGGLSLYKELAGEGTDVSGGRIKTKGEIFRISAVGEVERNYNSKKSSDVMKGPKIVRRITGIFDLTNNLMLYYRED
- the pilM gene encoding pilus assembly protein PilM, whose product is MFLYEKFLTVDYGTNSVKGVLFQRVAGNLTLLRAETMPISRMEEKEYETNVLRFINTYFAEEHAIVLSLSLDKLFVREISIPLTTEKAVREVIPFEIESRVPFPMETVEVLGSVWRIDQDKSDVITYTSHHSEFDTLASPFLESSLVFRGIFVDSVCLGSIISKHLHKEIQFANVAQLDIGGKKSILNVTKDGKIAHTRFLSVGGDILTEEISKALKIPKDKAEALKTSIQFEPFHTPEDGLNLFAKEYKLKIADIKKAFAISQEFFTSLSEEVRRSFLSLEETERPEVVYLSGEGSKVRDLESFIGENLGIQARRYDFLSADPDRFATCYGMAYHLIQSKKAKIDFLETPYVKRLNKNLFDISIFKPHIILSSVSFVLLIGVFFLGIISDKRKLAAANKILAEKVKSSTGSSVPSSRDPLEFAKSLRDGAERKTELYRKYLSKPSVLDVLHEISLKFPDPGMQPFLFQSITYDNGSVSIQGAVNEISEIGKVQDSLARSPMFKNVKLDSNRPNFGLKTFKVSFVIKMEVTSKIEEND
- the gspN gene encoding type II secretion system protein GspN, with amino-acid sequence MARAKKIEIEEEDELISNEEEEFLTMELEELPLEEEEEDTPRFSLKQKLILIGSGLSSFLLFLILLFPYENIVRQLMNSSSGQPSSVFFNELSVSVLLGKVSVKSMEIMGQTFKIRSKDAQIKAGLFSLLRKKVNGDFEIEELELDYDGQTIGNIGELEGHLQLDSLSVPASRFGGAFSLKMPEGKFGSFPNLPEIPFIGKIENFFINKILITSRIDQGMVEFEEFIIDTSVARLDLHGNLRLSDSLPNSQLNLRVCFELERNFASAAENQIIVGALDLLEKGGSGKCIPITGTFQRPEFKIPGLNAPAAGGLPGTPAP
- a CDS encoding sulfite exporter TauE/SafE family protein, with the protein product MLPALVLLFFGSILAFWVSTICGGGASLILIPILTSLLTPSIVPFALTLGTASNSASRIIVFRKSIDWKIFYWFVPFSIPAVLLGAWLIKFLNPIYLQLSVSLFLLANLPEIFQSKADHETKEKPYSNVIIAILGFFSGLVSGITGAIGLIFNRFYLNYGLKKEEIVATRAANELFLHLFKLAVYIALGFYSESAIYIGVSIAFASIISSFSIKYILPYISDLAFKRIGYISMVIAGIFLFSNSINKIIDQDHISVSTSWVIREQETRIKWRESNFVLEYSWEEGLEIERPILPQELPDNLKLKYESMTKEYDKVLVEKVFRFREPISYEFYCYKQDNITKFEFSE